From a single Ischnura elegans chromosome 7, ioIscEleg1.1, whole genome shotgun sequence genomic region:
- the LOC124162062 gene encoding cyclin-dependent kinase inhibitor 1B-like: MDRTKPSCCRRLFDGEGTSPPGEMPKMDAFVAEERQRARERWNFDFEKEEPLEGRYEWVRVAPPSPPPPAPRARVRGEEGQRPGAGKGADQVAPQDANIKIAETEETVSGGQELGMEAPRTEEGEEQRNSTEQEHD, encoded by the coding sequence ATGGACCGCACGAAGCCGAGCTGCTGCCGCAGGCTGTTCGACGGAGAAGGGACTTCgccaccgggagagatgcccaAGATGGACGCGTTCGTCGCCGAGGAGAGGCAGAGGGCCCGCGAGAGGTGGAACTTCGACTTCGAGAAGGAAGAGCCGTTGGAGGGAAGGTACGAGTGGGTACGGGTGGCGCCCCCTAGCCCCCCGCCTCCGGCGCCAAGGGCGAGGGTGAGGGGCGAGGAGGGGCAGCGGCCGGGGGCGGGAAAGGGGGCGGACCAAGTTGCCCCGCAGGACGCCAACATTAAGATCGCGGAGACTGAAGAAACGGTGAGCGGTGGTCAAGAGTTGGGCATGGAAGCCCCCAGGACTGAAGAAGGCGAGGAGCAGAGGAACAGCACGGAGCAGGAACACGACTGA